ATCATTATTTTCAACATTTATATCATCGTCTTGAATTAAATCTTCATCATCATAAGCATCTAAATCCACACCAAATTTCTCTTTAATTTCTTCATTAGTCATATAATGTTCTTCAATATTAAAAGTCTTTTGTGCTTCTTCATATGCATTGTAAATACCATCATCACCATCAAAAATAGTTGTTTCTTCTTGAATTTCTTCAAATGCTTCTTCAGTTTTAATTTCAGTTTCATTAAGCTTTTCTTCTGTCTGAATATCTTCATTAGCATTAATATCTTCTTCAGTTTCAGAAAATCCATCATAATATTCTGAGTAATCTACATTAGAATTTTCATTAGTAGAATTATCATCAACTTCAGCAGTCTCTTGAGTACTTATTTCATCTTCAGTATTAAAATCTTCACTAAATGTTTCAGTTGCAACAGAATTATCATCATAATTTTCTATTATTTCAAGAATATAAGATACTATTTTATTGATATTTATTGCTTCTGAAGCATTATTATTTTCATTATATTCAATAAGTTTTTTAATTATAGTTTCATCGTTTTTTATGATTTTATCAATGCTTGCAAATTGACTTGATATCTTAAAACCTTTATAAGTTAATCCATTCTCTTTTAAATCACAATTAAATACATTGAAAATTTGATTAATATATCAAAGCTTATCTTTTTGTATTTCATCAAGAAAACTATCTAATTTATTAGTTTCATCCAATATTCAATCAGCAAGATTAAGAAGAATTATATTTTTATTTATGATGTATTGATGTTTATAGATAATATTTTGTTGATATTTATTTACATATAATGTTGAATATGCTTCTAAATTTTCATCAACTTTAATCTCTTGCATCGTTGCTTGATTTTTGATTAAATTTTTAAAAACATTAGACATTATTTCAAATTGTTTTTCACAACTGAAATCATATAAAGTTTTGTATTCATCTTCACTATAAATCTTTTTAAAATATTTAGTTTTCATAATATGAATATTAGAAGTATCAACTAATGAATTTCTTTTTAATTTACTATTTTTATCATCTTGCTTGCTTATTTCTACTTCACCAAACCGTTTTTTAGTAATCTCTTTATAACTTCTAATTAGTAAATAATATGTTTTATCAGCGACTTCAAAAATAACCAAAGGACGATTATTGAAACCTTTTTGATAAGGTTTAATTGCATTTCCATTATCATCAAATGCGATACCATCTATTTCATCAGTTCAATCATTTGTATTTCACATTATTTTGAGTTTATCTTGACTCATTTTACGGTAGTAGACCAAATGTTGTGTAATCACTCCAAATATTAAAAGGAGTGATTTTTGTTATGATTTTAGAGGAAAGAAACAAATTATTAAGAAATGAATTTTACAAATTAGGAGCTGATATGAGAGAATTATCATTTCTACTTAATGTTAATTACTTAGATGTTGCTAAGTTAATTGAAGAGAATTTAAAAGATGAAGTAGATGCTTATATTACTGAAATGAATAAATATGAATTAGTTGAAGGAAAAATTTATAGAAATGGATATTCTAAAAGAACCTTATACACATTGAATGGTAAACTACAAATAAATGTCCCAAGATTAAGAAATGCTTCAAATTTTTGTTCACAAATATTAGCTAAATATAAAAGATGTGAGGAAGAATTTGAATTTCTAATCGCACATTTATTGCAACAATTTTTATCATATGAACAAACCATAGATTTAGTTGAGAAATTATTAGGTTTTAGAATAGGACATTCTATAATTGCGAGAGTTTCAAAAACTATTAAAAACAAATACGACAACGCTTATAGTTTTGACATAAATAATGATATTTATGCATTATTTATTGATGCTTCATATCATAAAGTTTTTAAATGATATAACCCATTCACTGGTGAATATTTAAATTCTTTAGAAAATGTTGAGAATCCAAGGGATTTTGTCAAACAGAGCTCAAAAATAGCCTTATACACCGCTATAGCTATAGATAAAGAAGGTAAAAAACAAGTTTTATCAATAGAAACCTCAGGTGTAGAAAGTACAGAAAATTGAACAAAATTCTTATCAGAATTAAAAAGAGAGGAATTAATGATCCTCAAGTTGTTGTTTGCGATGATTTTAGTGGAATTAATAATGTTATTAATTCAGTTTTTCCTTCATCTAAAATTCAAAAATGTGCATTTCATAAAATGACTAATGCGCTTATTACAATACCACAATCTAAAAGGTATGAAGTATCACAACTACTAAAACTAATATTTAAAGGTAAAAACAAAGATGAAGGTTATAAAAGATTTTTGGAATTTAAAAACAAATATAAAGATAAATACAGAAAAGCTGTTGCAATTATTGAAAACTCACTTGACGAGATATTCACATTTTATGATTTTCCAATAGGAATCAGGAGATATATTTACACAAACAATATTTGCGAAAATTTCCACTCAGCATTAAGAAAATATGTCAAAGAAAAAAGCTCGCATCATAGTCCTAACTCCATCAAAATGTTGGCTATTGTTGCAAGCTTCAAAATAACTCGAACTTGAACAAGGAAAAGAATAATTTTCTAAGTTAAGTTCAGTATTATTATATATAATTTATTCAATTATAGTCCGATGTGATTACACAAACTTTGGACTACTACCCATTTTACCCCCTTTATATTAATTATATTAAATAAAATTTAATGCGAACTAAAAACGAACAAAAGCATAAAAAAATCTACTTTTCAGTAGATTACTTAACTTGATAGACCTATTGATAAACCACTATTTAGACAACCAGCCTACTATCTTTATCTAAATTGTATTCATTTATCCTAGTGTGTCCAAGCAAATTTAGACTTATCTTAATATTTAATAAGGAACTTCCTATTAAGATGTTGCATCTAAACCCACCATTACTTGTAATCAATAATGATTACATAAGTATTCTACCATACCCAGCAATACTTTTCAAGTACTTTTTTCAAAAATTTTTAAGAAAAATAAGGTACTATTTTACCTTATTTCTGTATTTTCTCATATAGATAAATCATCCAAGTAAGCTACTTGCACCAACAGCTAATATACCAAGTGGAATACCTATAAATCACACAACTTTTTGTGCTATGGATTTCTTATTATTAGGATTATTTATACCATTTGTTAAATTATCAATAATATCCTTATTTGTATGATTACTTAAAAATACATAACCATTATTTTTACTCTCACCTAATGGATATAATTTAATGCTTGTTGAATGCAATTTTCCATCACTTTTAGCAATACCTCTAATAGCTTCATTTAATTCATCTGCATTAAGTTCATAATCAGCATTGTACTTTAATCCATAAACATTATTCAAATACTTATCTAAATCACTCACAAATGCAGTTTTAAGAGCTTCTAAATCGTTTTGTGAATATAAGAAACTAGCACCTTTTATCACACTTAAATCCTTAAGTTTTTCAGTTGTTTTAATAATGATTTCTTTATCTAAATCATCAATTACTTCTTTATCATTTGTATTAGAAAACTCAAAACTTTTATTTCCATCACTAATATTATTTACACCATAAATAGTAATATATCCACTATGCTTAATACCATCAGCTTTTAGAACTTGTTTAATAGTGTTATTTAGCTCATTAAAATCTAGTGTATAGTCTTTGTATATGTTTAAGTTTTGTGTCTTTAAATAAGCGATTAAATCATTAATAACAGCATTTCTTAATGCACTCATACTATTAAATGAATATGAATGATTATCTCAATCTTGAATTTTGCTTAAATCAATAATATCTACTAAATCATCTTCAATTTCTTTATTAGTTTTATTACTAAATTTAAAAGCTTTAGTACCTTGAGAAACATTTTCCACAGCATAAATATTTACATATCCACTATGCTTAATGTTATCTGATTTTGCAACTTCTCTTATTGCAGAATTTATTGCATTTCAATCAAACTTATAATCCTTATTTTGAATTAGATAAAACTTCTCAAATAAGTATGTTTTAATTCTATTTATTAATTTATCTTTTAATACTGAAAGTTTATTTTCACTAAGTTGTATTTCTTCCATATCACTTAGCAAGCTTAAATCTATTAAAACTTTTTCATCAGCTTTTACTTGAGTTGTTATGTTAATAATAGTACTGTTTTTAATTAATGCATTTTTACCTTTAATTTCAGCTTTAAAACTACCTTTTCTCTTTAATATAGCAAGCATCAAATCTTCATTTCAAGTAAATGATAAATCTCTAGGAATTGTAATGTTATATTGTGTTAATTGAGTATTTATCTTTTCATATAACTCTTTTAACATTGTTGTATTATCACTATTTTGCAACTGTACTTCTTGAAGTTTAATTTTGCTTAAATCAACTTCTTGTGAAAGAATATTAGGAACTGAATTGTATATTTTAACTAGTCTTCTACCGTTTTTTCCTTGTTTAGCAATTAATTCTAAGTTAGAATATTTTTTACCTTTATTACCATCAATTTCTAGCTCAACAAATTTTCTCTCATTAGCAACAGCATCTAAATTAGCTATATCATAATCAACACCTAAAATAAGTGAGTTAAAATGATTAATAACTTGTTTCTTGATGGTATCCTTTATTTTTTCAACATTATTTTCACCTTTTAAGTTAATTTTTAAATCCGCATAATTACTAAAGATATCTTTAGTATTAATTTGTTTTTGTTTATTTCATTTTTCAGTGATATCAATTAGAAAACTACTTGCACCAGACAGAGAATATTCTTTTAAAAACTCTTCTTTTAATGCGACATTAAGTCTCATAAAGTTATTATCTCAATTAGCTGAAAGTGTAACTTTATCATAATGCTTAAAATCATTTAATCACATTTGTGTATTTGAAGTTATCTTGTTTTTGAATTCTTCAAAACTTCAAGTTTCTTTTAAAGTAGTATTAATATATTCAGCATTTCAACTAATATTAATAACTTGCTTATCTTCACCATTAATTTTAAGTGGTATAGTAATTTCTTCAGCACTTAATTTATGGTTAATATTGTATGAATTAAGCTTTAAATGCAATTTAACAGCATTATTTCCATCAAATGATATTTTGTCTATCTCAACATAATTTGCACCTTTAAAATCATCAAAAAAGTACTTTTTAATATCATTAAATTTTCAACTATCACCATCAGCAAATTTTTCTGTGAATTCTTCTTTAGTTAGTTGTTTATATCCTTTTAAAAGTGGAGAAATAGCTATATATGAATTAAACTTTTCATTGTTATAAACTGCATTCATAAACAACTTGTAATATTCCATAATATCTTCATATTTAAGTGAGAATATCACATCATCTTTTAATTGATATTTTTCTGATATAAAGTTATACATTTCAGCACCAATTTTTGAATTTCAAAATGGTATTAAATATGCATTAGAAACATTATCAGTAAAAAAGCTTTGTGGAGATGTTTTATCATCAATTAGGACAAATTTAAAGTTAGAAATAGTATTCTCACCATTTTGCACTATTAAATATAATCCACTAGTTGAAATATAGTTATTTTCAGAATTTTGATTTGTATCATCATAATAATTAGTATTGTATGCTAGTGCATCTTCCATATCTGTTAATATTTTGAATATCTTTACATCTTTTGTTTTACCAATATAAGATTTTAATCCACCTTTTCCAAGTACTACAGCTTCAGCAATAAAACCAGCATCTTTTAAATTAGGTTTAAATAATGTTTTAGCACCTAATGGTAGATATGTATCACTATAATATGTTGCTTGTTTATCATCTGTTTTATATGCATTGTATCAAGATGCAGTATATTCTTCATCTTCATTATAGTTTTCTTCATAAAACTGAAAACCTTTACTATCCACTCAAATTAATTGTTTTTTAGTTCCAGTATTAGCATCAATACTTGCATCATAAAGTTCATTAGGTATTTTATTACCTTTTTCATCCTTAATTTCATTACCATCTTCATCTATCTTATAAGGAGAAATAAGTACTTTTTGATGGTAGTTTTCATTAGGATTTCAAGCATATCATTTAAAGTCTTCTTGAATACTTCTTGAATTGATAACAAGTATCTTTTTATAATGTTTAACTAAATTTTCATCCAAATTCCCTTTTCCATTATATGTAAGGATTTCAATCTTGTATTCATTTTTTGAGTGCGAGTTTTCTTCAGTTTTAGCAACTTCTTCACCATTAATATTAGTCGTTTCTACACCGCTATCAAACTCTCTCTCGGTATCATTAGCACTACTTCTATTATCTTTTAATTCTTCACTAAAGAATTTATCAAGTACATCTATTCTTTTACCATTAATTTTTAGCACTTCATTTTCATTTAGTGTTGTAAAAGAAACTTTTAATGGAGTATGTACTTCATATTTACCAAGATAACATTTTTTACCTTTACATTTAATTTCCTTATCATTAGGAACTCTAATTAATTTATCATCAACAAGTTCAGTTGTTCCAGTTTCAAAATCAACTCATTTTCCTAAGTCAATCGTTAATCTTTTATCAACTTCTTGTGATTTGAAATATTCACTAGGAGCAAAATTTACTTTAAGATTTTTATAAATCATATAATTACTTCACGGAGATGAAAGATATAAATTAATATGCGAACCATCTACTTTACCCATACTTAGATTTACAATATCATCTTTATTTAAACGCATTTGTTTTGCTATCTTGCTTCTAATTTTATTATTCACTCTATCAACTTCATCATTTAAATATTCTCAATTACTTTTAAGTGATTTTTCAGAACCTTTTTTGAGTTCAGTTTCAATATCACCACCAGTATCAGTAATTACAGTTAAAGATTTTTCTCAATAATTTTTTAACTCATCAACAAAGTTGTTATATTGTTGTGCTATTTTATAATTTTTATATTTGTTATATTTTTCATCATCAATATATGAATATTCAAATATTATTTCATCAAGAATAATATTTACTTTAGGATTAAGGGATGTTTTATTATTTGCTGTGTAGATTGCATAAACATTAAAAGAACCGAAATCAATTGATTTTAGAAATTTATTTCAACTAATATGATTTTTAATTACATTAATATCAAATTTAGGAATTACTACAGACTTATCATATTTAATACTCAATGGAGTACCACTATTGATATAATCAACCATTTCTTGATGGAAAGTCATTCTTTTTTTATAGCGACGAGAAGACAGGTTAGAATTATCAATAACATATTTAGTATCAACTTCAGTATTATCTATATTAAATCCACGATTTCCAAATCAGAAATATAAATCTTCAATTCATTTATCACCGAAATATTTGCTATTTCATATTTCTTTATTTACATTAAAAGTTCAAGAAAAAGAAGTTAATGTGTTTTGCATATTATTATGCATTTGACTTAATGCATATGATATATTATACTCACCAGATGGTATGGTATTATAGTTGAATATGATACTAGATACAAAACAAGGTACAGTGCTTATTGCACTTGCACCAAGTAATAAAAGCTTCTTATTCTTTATCAAAATTTCATCATCAATTACATCCTTATAAATATCTGTATCAAACTCTTGTTTTGTATCATAAGCTTGAAAGTTTTCAAGTCTTTTTTCTCTATTATCATCTTCTTTTTTGTTTTTGTGTTGTTGCTTTTCTCTTGTTTTTTGTAAGTCTTTTTTATGTTGTGAAATTTTATCTAAATCATTTTGTGAAATATTGTATCCACTCATAGCTTGCAATAATAAATCCATTTTTTCATTTAGGATTTTAATTTCATCTTCCACATTTTCAATTTCACTAATAATATTATGTTGAAATGGAGAAAGTGATGCGAAAAAGCTTTTTCTAAATGAATAAAATAAATCATTTTTAATATCTTTTAAGATAATTGCTTTTTCTTCATTAGCAAGTTGAGTTGAAATCATTTCTGATAAATAAGATGATAAAGCAACATTATTACCAGCAAGTTGTTTTTTGAGTTTATTAAGTCGTGTTATATCATCAACATTGTAAAATCTCACAGTTGTTGAAATACCATTTTCTTTTTGTTTCTTTTCTTTAACTCTCTTTTCAGCTTGCTTAACTCTAGCTAAATCTTTTTTAATTTGCTTTTCAATTTTTGTTTCTTTAGCTTTTTCACTCTCTTGTGTTATTTCTCTTAATATTTCATCTTCATTAATCATTACTACTCTTTTTCCAAAGCTTCCTTGTTTAAATAAAATGCTTTTTTCAAAATCATTGTAAAACACATCAGCTTTTATTTTTGAATACTCGTGCAGTGAAGTTAAATTAGTTCCAATATCAGCTCGTGATAAAAAGCTTGTAATTGAATTATTTAATCCACCACTGTTTTGATAAAGCTGTTTAACAGCGCTCGATTGCAATATGCAGTGCAACACTTTTATTAGTTTATAATAAAAGTGGAGCACTTTTTTGCGCTCCACTGAAAACCCCTGAGAAAGGATTTCGCATACATTATACAAGAATTACAGCAAAAGTAAGATGTGTAATAGAAGCTTTGTTAAAAGAAAATTTTAGTATATCTGAAATTGCGAAAATTACTGGATTTTCAAAGAGCTCTATATCTAGAGAAATTACATACAATGCTGATTTATACGGGTATACGGCTGAATACGCACAATATAAACATGATATGAGAAATAAGTGAAAATATTATTTTAAGTTGCGCAATAAAATCGAAAAATATCCAAATTTTACAAATGTTTTTATAGATAAATTTAACAAACGTTCATTTGGAGTTAAACTGACACATACATATATTAAGTTTAATTATAATTTTGAATTTCCTTCATATAGAACTGTTTTTAATTGGATAAATTCAAACGCTTGAGAAATAACAAAAGAAGATAGGTTGAGACGTCATTATAAAAAGGAGGAAAAAGAACTAAGAGTGCAGTTGAATTCTGAGTTGGTGCAAGATGAGTTAGACCATTTTGAACTAGACCTCAGAAAATAAATGATAGGTCAGAATTCGGTCATTGAGAAGTTGATTTTATCGTTGGAAAATCCGGAAAGGAAAACTATAACTTGTTAACTTTTACAGAAAGAAAAACAAGATACGGAATAATTAAAAAGATAAAGGGTAAAAATCCATGAAATGTTGCAGAGGTTTTATGAAATTTAATTAGAGAAAAACAATTAAATGTTAAAAGCATAACAGCTGATAATGGATTTGAGTTCTCAAAACTTTTTTATCTAGGATATAGGCTTCAAATTATTATTTATCGTGCAGACCCATATGCTTCATTTCAAAAAGGAGGAAACGAAAACTTTAATGGTTTAGTTAGAAGATTCTTTCCAAAAGGCACAAATTTTAATAATATTTCTGAAGAAGAAATATTGGCTGTACAAAATGAAATAAATAATATGCCTAGGGAAATTTTCAATTGACAATCAGCTGATGAACTATTCTATGACTGAAATTATTATAAGGATAAATGGACACCAATACCAGGTGATGAACGCTTTTTTATCAGAAACAATTTAAAAAGAAAATCGAATACAGCAAAAAACAAATTTTTTAAAAATAAAAGTAAATTTTAGGGGTTTAAAAAATATCCGGAATTTTTCCAGATATTTTTTCTGTTGCAATGCACATTGCAATTAAGAGCTGTTTAACAGCTTCTAAATCATTTTGTCTTAATCCAAAGAAATATGAATATTGTGAGTTCATCATAATTGCTTCAGCTTTTTTGCTTGCATCAGCATTAGAAAGAAAATCTGATGGATTTTGTGATGCAATCAGCATACCAGCATTATATTTTCTCACCGTTTTTGTCATATAGAATAATGCATCAAGTGTTAGTTTATTATCTTTAAATCTATGAAACTCATCAACAAGTATTGTGCTTTTAGTTTCTTTATCTAAAATGAAGTTATTAAATATCTTAGTCTGTAAGTATGAAATAAGCACAAATACTGAAACAGCAGATATCTCATCATCACTAATATCAAGTTTTGAGATATTAAATACAATAAAATCACTATCTAAATTCATATTAGTTGTTCCATTGTAAATATATTGATATTTACCATTGTTTTCAAATAAGAATTCAAGTGTTTCAATAATATCTGCTAGCATTAATTGCTTGCTTGCAATATTTTCACCTTGTGGTAGTTTATATTCTTTAGCAAAAGCAATTAAATCACTCATATTAGGAAAAGCAAAGTGTGCTAATTCTTCAATACTTTTAATTTCATACACATCTAATTTTGCATAAAGTGCTTTTACTAGTTTCAGTAGCATCATAATGTATGCTAAACTTCATTCATTATTAATTAATTTAAAGTATGCTTCTAATCATTCTAAATGCTTATTAATGATTAATTTCACACCTAATGCATCAACTTCATCTTCATCATAAAGTTGAAATCTAATTTCAAGTGGATTAATTGTTGTGTTTTTACCACTACCTAAATCTATAACTTCACCACCAAATTTTTCACACAACTTAACATACTCACCTTGAATATCAAGTATATATACTCTATTGTTTTCAGCAAGTAGTGAAAGTACTTCTTTTCCAAGAAATGTACTTTTACCTTTACCACTACTTCCTAGCACAAAAGCATTGTAATTACTTCTCTTGCTTGAATTCTTATAAAACCTATTAATGATAAGTGGTTCAGCAGTATCATAAGTTAATGATGCAATATTAATGTTTCCATCATTCACCATTGCATTTTCAAAAGCTCATCCGTGTGAAAAGTTATAAGAACTCATTTCCATTTGTTCCTTGAGATTATTTGTGGTAATTAAGCAAGTTTGAGAATAAGCTTCAAATTGCTTAAATGGTAATGGATTAAGGTTTATCTTATATTTTCTAGCTTCTCTAAAATTACTATTCTCAATTTCTTTTAATTCTTCATAGCTACTTGCTTTATTAATCACCAGTAGTTGAATATCATAAAGTTTATTTTGATTTGTGATAAGTTGCTCTTGCAAGTACTCCA
The DNA window shown above is from Mycoplasma seminis and carries:
- a CDS encoding Mbov_0400 family ICE element protein; protein product: MSQDKLKIMWNTNDWTDEIDGIAFDDNGNAIKPYQKGFNNRPLVIFEVADKTYYLLIRSYKEITKKRFGEVEISKQDDKNSKLKRNSLVDTSNIHIMKTKYFKKIYSEDEYKTLYDFSCEKQFEIMSNVFKNLIKNQATMQEIKVDENLEAYSTLYVNKYQQNIIYKHQYIINKNIILLNLADWILDETNKLDSFLDEIQKDKLWYINQIFNVFNCDLKENGLTYKGFKISSQFASIDKIIKNDETIIKKLIEYNENNNASEAININKIVSYILEIIENYDDNSVATETFSEDFNTEDEISTQETAEVDDNSTNENSNVDYSEYYDGFSETEEDINANEDIQTEEKLNETEIKTEEAFEEIQEETTIFDGDDGIYNAYEEAQKTFNIEEHYMTNEEIKEKFGVDLDAYDDEDLIQDDDINVENNDDIEEETSSFKM
- a CDS encoding Mbov_0399 family ICE element protein codes for the protein MQSSAVKQLYQNSGGLNNSITSFLSRADIGTNLTSLHEYSKIKADVFYNDFEKSILFKQGSFGKRVVMINEDEILREITQESEKAKETKIEKQIKKDLARVKQAEKRVKEKKQKENGISTTVRFYNVDDITRLNKLKKQLAGNNVALSSYLSEMISTQLANEEKAIILKDIKNDLFYSFRKSFFASLSPFQHNIISEIENVEDEIKILNEKMDLLLQAMSGYNISQNDLDKISQHKKDLQKTREKQQHKNKKEDDNREKRLENFQAYDTKQEFDTDIYKDVIDDEILIKNKKLLLLGASAISTVPCFVSSIIFNYNTIPSGEYNISYALSQMHNNMQNTLTSFSWTFNVNKEIWNSKYFGDKWIEDLYFWFGNRGFNIDNTEVDTKYVIDNSNLSSRRYKKRMTFHQEMVDYINSGTPLSIKYDKSVVIPKFDINVIKNHISWNKFLKSIDFGSFNVYAIYTANNKTSLNPKVNIILDEIIFEYSYIDDEKYNKYKNYKIAQQYNNFVDELKNYWEKSLTVITDTGGDIETELKKGSEKSLKSNWEYLNDEVDRVNNKIRSKIAKQMRLNKDDIVNLSMGKVDGSHINLYLSSPWSNYMIYKNLKVNFAPSEYFKSQEVDKRLTIDLGKWVDFETGTTELVDDKLIRVPNDKEIKCKGKKCYLGKYEVHTPLKVSFTTLNENEVLKINGKRIDVLDKFFSEELKDNRSSANDTEREFDSGVETTNINGEEVAKTEENSHSKNEYKIEILTYNGKGNLDENLVKHYKKILVINSRSIQEDFKWYAWNPNENYHQKVLISPYKIDEDGNEIKDEKGNKIPNELYDASIDANTGTKKQLIWVDSKGFQFYEENYNEDEEYTASWYNAYKTDDKQATYYSDTYLPLGAKTLFKPNLKDAGFIAEAVVLGKGGLKSYIGKTKDVKIFKILTDMEDALAYNTNYYDDTNQNSENNYISTSGLYLIVQNGENTISNFKFVLIDDKTSPQSFFTDNVSNAYLIPFWNSKIGAEMYNFISEKYQLKDDVIFSLKYEDIMEYYKLFMNAVYNNEKFNSYIAISPLLKGYKQLTKEEFTEKFADGDSWKFNDIKKYFFDDFKGANYVEIDKISFDGNNAVKLHLKLNSYNINHKLSAEEITIPLKINGEDKQVINISWNAEYINTTLKETWSFEEFKNKITSNTQMWLNDFKHYDKVTLSANWDNNFMRLNVALKEEFLKEYSLSGASSFLIDITEKWNKQKQINTKDIFSNYADLKINLKGENNVEKIKDTIKKQVINHFNSLILGVDYDIANLDAVANERKFVELEIDGNKGKKYSNLELIAKQGKNGRRLVKIYNSVPNILSQEVDLSKIKLQEVQLQNSDNTTMLKELYEKINTQLTQYNITIPRDLSFTWNEDLMLAILKRKGSFKAEIKGKNALIKNSTIINITTQVKADEKVLIDLSLLSDMEEIQLSENKLSVLKDKLINRIKTYLFEKFYLIQNKDYKFDWNAINSAIREVAKSDNIKHSGYVNIYAVENVSQGTKAFKFSNKTNKEIEDDLVDIIDLSKIQDWDNHSYSFNSMSALRNAVINDLIAYLKTQNLNIYKDYTLDFNELNNTIKQVLKADGIKHSGYITIYGVNNISDGNKSFEFSNTNDKEVIDDLDKEIIIKTTEKLKDLSVIKGASFLYSQNDLEALKTAFVSDLDKYLNNVYGLKYNADYELNADELNEAIRGIAKSDGKLHSTSIKLYPLGESKNNGYVFLSNHTNKDIIDNLTNGINNPNNKKSIAQKVVWFIGIPLGILAVGASSLLGWFIYMRKYRNKVK
- a CDS encoding IS30 family transposase; the protein is MVGKSGKENYNLLTFTERKTRYGIIKKIKGKNPWNVAEVLWNLIREKQLNVKSITADNGFEFSKLFYLGYRLQIIIYRADPYASFQKGGNENFNGLVRRFFPKGTNFNNISEEEILAVQNEINNMPREIFNWQSADELFYDWNYYKDKWTPIPGDERFFIRNNLKRKSNTAKNKFFKNKSKF
- a CDS encoding Mbov_0397 family ICE element conjugal transfer ATPase, whose product is MLQPKGNNKNKLLIYRDFNLGDFAVAMVLAVLSFVIGFTILPSSVNEIFKLILTIFLMISFSFLLMKNRKYNCRAYVLIFRAIKYMFSNKKYVKTSAKGNNTFNLIPYEDIVDEMFIATKNIKGGKRFLGVIAFNGTNPWSEDENDAEMFIRQFTDILDALETQISIVRLRDLEDYSKNIKYLEANKKIKMKKLADENVKENFKKYYDARMNDFNELNTSYEVDKYYIVLYSKNKENVFKGLNHISDTLDKMGLMNEILKQEKLLKFIANKHDVEISDELMQMYFAEENQDKGNHIYLDELLAVDEVVFKKNYFKMNEIYYSVQAMSELPLQLPNNWMQPLMNNNSQIVMQCVPFNEDMQAMMLDKGTKRTEDNINGMKSKYAKKSNLLQLQAMEYLQEQLITNQNKLYDIQLLVINKASSYEELKEIENSNFREARKYKINLNPLPFKQFEAYSQTCLITTNNLKEQMEMSSYNFSHGWAFENAMVNDGNINIASLTYDTAEPLIINRFYKNSSKRSNYNAFVLGSSGKGKSTFLGKEVLSLLAENNRVYILDIQGEYVKLCEKFGGEVIDLGSGKNTTINPLEIRFQLYDEDEVDALGVKLIINKHLEWLEAYFKLINNEWSLAYIMMLLKLVKALYAKLDVYEIKSIEELAHFAFPNMSDLIAFAKEYKLPQGENIASKQLMLADIIETLEFLFENNGKYQYIYNGTTNMNLDSDFIVFNISKLDISDDEISAVSVFVLISYLQTKIFNNFILDKETKSTILVDEFHRFKDNKLTLDALFYMTKTVRKYNAGMLIASQNPSDFLSNADASKKAEAIMMNSQYSYFFGLRQNDLEAVKQLLIAMCIATEKISGKIPDIF